Genomic DNA from Novosphingobium sp. TH158:
TCGGCGTCCAGGCGGTCAGCCCACCAAAGCCGCGCTTTCCGGCCACCGGCAGTTCGCCGGCGAGGAAGCCCTTGAGATCCATGCCCGAGCAGAACGATCCGCCCGCTCCTGTCAGGATGGCGCAGCGCAGGTCCGTTTCGGCATCGAGGCGGTCCATCGCCGCGGCAATCGCCTCGGCCGCGGCCTTGGTCATGGCGTTCTTCGCCTCGGGCCGGTTGATGGTGACTTCAAGCACGCCCTCGCGCGCCTCGACTATAACCTGATCGCTCACGCCAAACTCCCGTTGTGTCGCTGTTTGAACCCTCCCTGCCGCGCCGCCGCAGCGAAGTCGAGACTTGGCGGACGTAACCGCGCTTGCGATGCGCTTTTTCCCTGCTAAGGGGTCACGGAAATCACTCCCCGGGAAGGCAGAAAATGGCCAAGATCAAGGTAGCGAACCCCGTCGTCGAAATGGACGGCGATGAAATGACCCGCATCATCTGGCAGTGGATCCGCGAGCGGCTGATCCTGCCCTATCTGGACATCGATCTGAAGTACTACGACCTTTCGGTCGAGAAGCGCGACGAGACGAACGACCAGATCACCATCGATTCGGCGGAAGCCACCAAGAAGTACGGCGTTGCCGTGAAGTGCGCGACCATCACGCCCGATGAAGCCCGCGTCGAGGAATTCAACCTCAAGGCCATGTGGAAGAGCCCCAACGGCACGATCCGCAACATCCTTGGCGGCACCATCTTCCGCGAACCGATCGTCATCCAGAACGTGCCCCGCCTGATCCCGGGCTGGACCGATCCGATCGTCGTCGGCCGCCATGCCTATGGTGACCAGTACCGCGCCACCGACACGCTGATCCCCGGCCCCGGCACGCTGCGCCTGGTGTTCAATGGCGACGATGGCCAGGACATTGATCTGGAAGTGTTCAAGTTCCCCGCCGCCGGCGTGGCCATGGCGATGTACAACCTTGACGAATCGATCCGCGATTTCGCGCGCGCTTCGTTCCATTACGGCCTTGGCCTGAACTGGCCGGTGTACCTTTCGACCAAGAACACCATCCTCAAGAAGTACGACGGCCGCTTCAAGGACCTGTTCCAGGAAGTGTACGAAACCGAAGGCTTCAAGGAAAAGTTCGCCGAAGCCGGCATCGTCTACGAACACCGCCTGATCGACGACATGGTCGCCTCGGCGCTCAAGTGGTCGGGCAAGTTCGTCTGGGCCTGCAAGAACTATGATGGCGACGTGCAGTCGGACCAGGTGGCGCAGGGCTTCGGCTCGCTGGGCCTGATGACCTCGGTTCTGCTCACCCCCGATGGCAAGACCGTGGAGGCCGAAGCCGCCCACGGCACCGTCACCCGCCACTACCGCCAGCACCAGCAGGGCAAGGCAACCTCGACCAACCCGATTGCGTCGATCTTCGCCTGGACCCGCGGCCTGATGTATCGCGGCAAGTTCGACAACACGCCGGACGTGGTGCGCTTCGCCGAAACGCTCGAGAAGGTCTGCATCGAGACGGTGGAAAGCGGCAAGATGACCAAGGATCTCGCGATCCTCATCGGACCGGAACAGCCCTGGCTGACCACCGAGGGCTTCTTCGAGGCGATCGTCGAGAACCTCGAAGCCGAAATGAAGAACTGGGCTTGAGGCCCGGTGCCATGAAATCGAAAGGGCCGCTCCTGGCAACGGGGGCGGCCTTTTTGCTGGTCCTGCCGCTGCTGGCACCGCAGACGCTTGCCTTCCCGCACCGCGCGCAGGTGGGCGAATTCGACGTGCGCAGCGAAAGCCCGCTCCCGCCCGGGCAACTGCAGGCCGTGCTGAACGATGCACGTCAGCGCATTGCATCAAGCCCCTTGGCCGATCCGGCGGGCGAACAGCGGGATATCTACCTCACCTCTGGCGGCTGGCGCTGGACCTGGCTGACGCTGCAAAGCCGGGGTGCCTTCGCCCTGACGCGGGCGCTGACCGGTTACATGGTGATCAACCGCAGCGATCTTGCCACCAACCGCGTGGAGAACGGCGGGTCGATCGGCGGGCAGCGCTTGCTTTCGGGCGTGATCGCGCATGAAACCTGCCATGGCATGCTGCGCCGCCATTTCGGGCGGCTGACCGTGGACATCACCAGGCCCGCCTGGATGCGCGAAGGCTATTGCGACCATGTCGCCGGTGAAAGCAGCCTTTCGGATGCCGATGTTGCGGGGCTCAAAGCGCGCGGCGAAACGCACCCAGCGCTGGTTTACTATCACGGCCGCCGGCGAGTCGCCGCGATCCTTGCGGCGAATGGCGGTGATGTCGACAAGCTGTTCGCGGGCAGCCGCTAGGTCTGCCGTGTCGCTTCCGAGCGGAACAGCGGCCAGGCGAGCTGCTCGGCGGCCGTGATCGGCGGCAGGTTCTCGATGCCGATCTCTGCCGGATAGCGGCGGGTGATCTTCGCCGTTCCGAACAGCACATCCCACAGGAACAGCAGGTTCCCGAAGTTCCCTTTGTAGTGGGTCACGCCGTCGGAAAGATGCTTGCCGTGGTGGGCACTGTGCGTCGACGGGGTGGAGATGGTCCGCTCAACCAGCCACATCAGCGGCGAGAGCCAGCGGATCCGATAGAGCGGCCTGTCCCACGGCACGTCCGAATGGGCCGCGATGATCACCAGCTGCTTGATCACCACATAGGGCACATAGACCGCGCCCAGGCCAAGGTAGATCAGCGCCCCGGAAAACCACAGGCTGGGCATGGTGAGATAGTAGAACACGTTGTTGCGAAACACGATCCGCACCGACATGTACTCGCCCGAATGGTGCGCGCGGTGCAGGTTGTAGAGCCAGGGAAAGCTGTGCGAGGCCCGGTGCCACCAGTATTGCGCCATGTCATCGAAGATAAGCAGCAGCGCCACCTGCGCGATTACCGGCAGAGCGGCCAGCGCTCCGGCATGGTCCGGAAAGGCCCAGGCCATGCCCAGCCAGGCAACCAACAGGATCAACGGCTGCGTCACGAGGAGCAGCACGGGCGATCCGATCAGTTCGACAAGGGCATCGTCGCGCGTCTGACCGCGCTTGTGCAGGAAGCTGCCGCGCAGCGCCTCGATCACGGCGAAGCACAGGAATATCGCCAGGATCCAGAATCCCTCTGTCTTCACGGCCCCTCTCCCTTTCCCGCCGTGACAAATGCACCCACATTGGCTTAGGTGCAAGTCATGCCCGCAGCGTTCGATTTCAGCCCCAACTCTCCCCTTGGCGATGCCCTCGTGGTCCTGGGTGCGGCGGGGATCGTCATTCCGCTGTTCGCCCGCTACCGCATCACGCCGGTGATCGGCTTCATCCTCGTCGGCATGCTGGTCGGCCCGTTCGGCCTCGGCGCGATGGTGCCCGATGCGCCCTGGCTTGCCTACATCACCATATCGGACCCCGGAGGACTGGCGCCCTTTGCCGAATTCGGCATCATCCTGCTGCTGTTCTCGGTGGGGCTCGAACTGTCGTTCGCCCGCCTGTGGTCAATGCGAAAGCAGGTTTTCGGGCTGGGTTCGCTTGAACTGATCATCTGTGCCGTCCTGATCGGCAGCGGCCTGCTGCTGCTCGGCAATTCGCTCAGCACGGCACTCGCGCTCGGCCTGGCCCTGGCGATGAGCTCCACCGCACTGGTGCTCAAGATCACCGATACCCGCACGCCCGTGGGCAAGGCCGCGCTTTCGATGCTGCTGTTCGAGGATATCGCGCTGGTGCCGATCATCTTCCTGCTCGGCGCGATGGGGCGCGGGGGCGAGACGCAGGACGCATCGGACATCCTGCGCACGCTCTGGCTCGGCGGGCTTACCGTTGTGCTGCTGATGGCACTGGGTCGGATGCTCCTGCCGCGCCTGTTCGCGCAGGCGGCGCGCACCAAGAGTCCCGAGCTGTTCCTTGCCGCCAGCCTGCTGGTGGTGATCGTCGCCGCCCTGGCCACGGCAGCGAGCGGCCTTTCACCCATTGTCGGCGCGCTGATCGCCGGCCTGCTGATCGCCGAAACCGAATATTCGGGCGAAGTCGAAGCGATGACCGAACCGTTCAAGGGGCTGGCGCTCGGCGTGTTCCTGATCACCGTGGGCATGAGCCTCGACCTTGGCCAGGTCTGGGAGCAGATCGGGTCGATCCTGATCGCGGTGATTGCCGTGCTGGGCGTAAAGGCGCTGGTCACCGCGCTGGTACTGCGCGCCATGGGCGTGCGGGCAGGCACTTCGACCGAAACGGGCATCCTGATGGCCAGTCCATCGGAAACGACGCTGATCGTGCTCGGCACGGCCATGGGCGTCGGCCTGATCCACGCAGAGGCGGCGCGCTTCTGGCAGGCAGTAACAGCGCTGGGCCTGACGATCACCCCGCTGCTGGCCTTGCTCGGCCGGCGGCTCGGCAAGCGGATCGACCGGGCGAAACCCTCTCCCCCGCCGGTTGTCGAAGGCAACGAACCACGCGCCATCATCGTCGGGTTCGGTCGCGTCGGGCGGATGGTGGCGGATATGCTGCGCACGCACGAGAAGCCCTTCATTGCGCTCGATGCCGATGCAGACCTGATCGCGCAGGGCGCGGCGGACGGTTATCCGGTGGTCTTCGGCGATGCCGTTCATGGCCGGGTGCTCAGCCACCTGGGGATCGACCGGGCAAGCGCGGTGATCCTGACCATGGACGAGCCGCATTCGATGCAGCGGATCATCCGCAGCCTGCGGACGCAGTATCCGGACCTGCCGATCATTGCCCGCGCGCGCGATGCCAGCCATGCCGCGCAGCTTTACAAGGCCGGTGCCAGCCATGCCGTGCCGGAAACGCTGGAAAGCTCGCTGCAGCTGTCCGAGGCGGTGCTGGTGGACCTGGGCGTGCCCATGGGCTTCGTCATCGCCTCGGTCCACGAAAAACGCGACGAGCTGCGCGCGCAGATCATGGAAGAAGGCGAGCTTGAGGTGAAACCCCGCCTGAAGAGCGCCAGCCTGCGGGAACACAGCGCGGAGTGAAGCGGTTTGACCTGGCCCCAAAGGAGCCAGCCCATGTCAGACCGCGATCCCCGCCAACCGAACGAAAGCTTCGATCCCGCTGCCGAAGCCGGCGAGGAGAAGGGCAAGATCAAGCGGCCGCAGCGCACCGACGCCACCATGGCCGAAAAGGATCTGGCGCGCGGGTCCGAACCGGAAACCCGCGCAGCTAGTCGCCGTCGGCAGTAACGCCGGTTACTTAAGGCGCGTCACCACGACGGCAAGGCCGCCATCGCCCTTTAGTTCCTGCTTCTGACCGACGGCGATTGTCATCGGACGGTCGAAGCTGACGCTTGACGTGCCCCCGGCCTCGCAGCCGCCGGCAGGGCGCGTCCAGCTGGCGGAAACGGTGTACTCCGGATTCTCGGGCGCATAGCCCCGCCGGTTGATAGCTACGCGCAGCGAGCGGGACTGGTTGGGCGCATAGGTTCCAAGCGCGCTCTTGTCCGCCGGGCAGGGCTCGGGTGCTTCGGAGAGCGTGCTGTTGAAACTGGCACCGGCATAATTCGCGAGCCGCATCTGCCCGCTCCACAGCTTTTCGCCGCCACCCCACAACTCAACCTGGAACAGGGCCGGTGGCGGCGGCGGCGAAGGAATCCTGGCCGTCGGCGCAACCATCACCGGCGGAAGCGGAGGCGGAGGCGGAGGCGGCATCAAAACAGTCCGCGGCGGCGGAGACGGAACAAGGACCGGCGGCGGAGGCGTGGAGTCATTTGCCTGGGCGGCAAGCGGCGCCGCCAGCATGGCGACAAATGTGTACAGGATCGGCTTTGCAGGCTTCATCGCACCCCTCCGGAAAAATTATCCTTTGGGGACGATAGCTTGCAAAGCCTTATCCGGCCAGAGCGTTTCTTGCAGCGGCGATGGCATCAGCGGCCTTGGCCCCGTCGGGACCCCCGCCCTGCGCCATGTCCGCACGGCCACCGCCACCCTTGCCGCCCAGCGCTTCGACGCCGGCCCGCACAAGATCCACCGCGCTGACCTTGCCGGTCAGGTCTTCGGTCACGGCAGCGGCAATGCTGGCCTTGCCCTCGTTCACGGCCACGATCACCGCCACGCCCGAACCCATGCGCGCCTTTTCCTGGTCAAGCAGGCCGCGCAGTTCCTTGGCATCGAGACCGTTGATCACCTGGCCCGAGAACTTGATGCCACCCACTTCCTCGTCGGCAGCGGCGGCCTTGGCCCCGCCCCCGCCAAGCGCGAGCGCCTTCTTGACCTCGGCCAGTTCGCGTTCCAGCTTCTTGCGCTCGTCAAGCAGGGCGGTAACGCGTGCCTCGACCTCGTCGGGCGTCGTGCGGAGCACCGAAGCAGCGCTCTTCAGCGCTTCCTCGCGCCCGACAAGCCACTGGCGCGCACCCTCCCCGGTCAGCGCCTCGATGCGGCGCACGCCGGAAGAGACAGCGCTTTCGGAAACGATGCGGAACACGCCGATATCGCCGGTGGCGCGCACGTGGGTACCGCCGCACAGTTCGACCGAATAATGCTGGTTGCCGGTGTTGCGGCCCATCGAAAGCACGCGCACTTCATCACCGTACTTTTCGCCGAACAGCGCCATGGCGCCTGCCGCGATGGCATCGTCGGGGCTCATCAGGCGGGTAACGACCGCTTCGTTGGCGCGGATTTCGGCGTTCACTTCCGCTTCGATCGCGGCAATGTCATCAGCCGTGAGGGCCGTGGGCTGCGAGAAGTCGAAGCGCAGGCGCTCTGCCGCCACCATCGACCCTTTCTGCGTCACATGCCCGCCAAGGCGGTGGCGCAGCGCAGCATGCAGCAGGTGGGTGGCCGAGTGGTTGGCCCGGATGGCATCGCGGCGCGCGACATCGATATCGAGCTTCACCATGTCGCCGACTTCCAGCTTGCCGTTTTCCACCACGCCGTTGTGGGCATGAAGCCGGCCAAGCGGCTTGGCCGTATCGGCCACCGCAATGGCAAGGCCGTTGGCGCCGGTGATCGTGCCGGCATCGCCCGTCTGGCCGCCGCTTTCGCCATAGAAAGGCGTCTGGTTGGTGATGACTGTCACCTTGTCGCCGGCCTGGGCCGAGGAGACTTCCTTGCCGTCCTTGACCAGGGCAACGACCTGGGCCTCGCCGGTGGAGGCGGTGTAGCCGGTGAATTCGGTCGCGCCGACGCGTTCGGCGATGTCGAACCAGACTTCACTGTCGGCGGCCTCGCCCGAGCCCTTCCAGGCGGCGCGGGCGGCTGCCTTCTGCTGCGCCATGGCAGCATCGAAGCCGGCCTTGTCCACGCCGATGCCGCGCGCGCGCAGGGCGTCTTCGGTCAGGTCGTAGGGGAAGCCGTAAGTGTCGTAGAGCTTGAAGGCGACATCGCCGGCAAGTTCCCCGCCCTCGCTCATTCCGCCGGTCGCCTCGTCGAGCAGTTTGAGGCCGTTGGCCAGCGTCTGGCGGAACTTGGTTTCCTCGCGCTCCAGCACTTCGCGGATCAGCGGTTCGGCGCGGCCAAGTTCGGGATAGGCCTGGCCCATCTCGACCACCAGCGCGGGCACCAGCCGGTGCATCAGGGGCTCCTTCGCGCCCAGCAGGTGGGCATGGCGCATGGCGCGGCGCATGATGCGGCGCAGCACATAGCCGCGGCCTTCGTTCGAAGGCAGCACGCCGTCTGCCAGCAGGAACGAGGTGGAGCGCAGGTGGTCCGCGATCACGCGGTGGCTAGCCTGCGTCTCGCCCTCGGCCTTGACGCCGGTCAGGCTTTCGCTGGCGGCGATCAGCGCCTTGAAGGTGTCGGTATCGTAGTTGTCATGCACGCCCTGCAGCACGGCCGAAATACGTTCCAGCCCCATGCCGGTGTCGATGCTGGGCTTGGGCAGTTCGGAAACGATCTCGCCCGCCGCCTGCTCGAACTGCATGAACACCAGGTTCCAGATCTCGATGAAGCGATCGCCATCTTCCTCCGGCGATCCCGGAGGCCCGCCCCAGATGTGATCGCCATGGTCGAAGAAGATTTCCGAGCACGGACCGCACGGGCCATCATCGCCCATGGCCCAGAAATTGTCCTTGGTGGGGATGCGGATGATGCGGTCTTCGGGCAGACCGGCGATCTTCTTCCACAGCTCGAACGCCTCGTCATCGGTGTGATAGACCGTGGCGAGCAGCTTTTCCTTGGGAAGGCCCCATTCCTTGGTCAGCAGGGTCCAGGCGTGGGTGATCGCCTGTTCCTTGAAATAGTCGCCGAACGAGAAGTTGCCGAGCATCTCGAAGAACGTGTGGTGGCGCGCGGTGTAGCCCACATTGTCGAGATCGTTGTGCTTGCCACCGGCGCGAACGCACTTCTGGCTGCTGGTCGCACGCGGGGTGCCGCGCGTCTCAAGCCCCGTGAAAACGTTCTTGAACGGCACCATGCCGGCGTTCGTGAACATCAGGGTCGGGTCGTTGTAGGGAACCAGCGGCGCCGATTGCACCACCTCGTGCCCGTTACGGCCGAAGTATTCGAGGAAGGAGCGGCGGATTTCGTTCGTCGAAGTCATGCCTGCGCCGATAGGGCAGGCGCGGAAATGCGGCAAGTCTCTAGGCGCAGGTTCGTCAACCGGTGATCAACCCTTGCGCGCGGTGACCTGCCAGGCGGCGGCAGGGAACACGACCATGCTATCGTGCAGGTTGCCGCCCAGCCAGCGCTCCATCCGCTCAAGAATAGCCTGCCGCTCCTCGCCCTCCAGCGCGCGCAGGACCGGGGCGGCAGGGCCGATCCGCTGGAAGAAGGCCATGGCATCGGCCACGGGACCATCCCCCGTGCCTGCCACATAGGCAAAATCGCGCGCCTCGATCCGCACACCATGCCAGCCCGCCTCTTCGAGCAGGGCGTGGACGCGCCCGGCATCGGCAAAGGCGAAGGGCCCCGGCGCATGGGGATCGGGCCTGGGACCACCGCCGGGCAGGAGCGCGGCAAGCCCGCTGGCCCAGCCGTTTTCCTGCGGCGAGCGAAAGCAGGAGAAGATCATCCGCGCCTGCGGGGCGGCAAGGTCCAGCAGATTGGCAAAAGCCGCCGGCGGATCATCGAAGAACATCACCCCGTGACGCGAAACCAGCAGGTCCGGTTCGAAACCGTCGCCGTTCCACACCGCCGCATCTGCCTCGATAAAGCGCACCCGCGGATTGCCGCCCGCACGATCGCGCGCCGCGGCGAGAAGGTCTGCCGAAACATCGACGCCGATAACTTCGGCATCGGGCCGCAGCCGGGCCAGCGCCAGCGAAAGCTCACCCGCCCCGCAGCCGATATCGAGCACCCGGCGCCCCGGCATCCCGGACAGCGTATCGAGCAATTGCGCGGTCAGGCCGGCGAAGGACCGGTCAGTCAGCTTCCACGATGCGGCCCAGGCCTTGCCCACGCCTTCCTGCCAGTCTCGAACATCGGTCATGCCCCCTGTCTAGGCACCGCCCTCTGGCGCAGCAATGCAGATTCCGCTTGCGACTCACCGGCAAGAGGCAGACCATCCCTTCCCATGTCCCAGTGCGCGTCTGACGCACGGAGCGCCCGGCGCGCCTCATCGACGAGGAGGCGGACAATGGGCAACACCCCGTTTGGCAGTACACCCGATGGCAGCAAAGCCACCCGTGCGGTCGTTCTGGTCGGACCGGCAGGCACGGGTAAGACCAGCCTGGCGGAGGCGCTGCTATTTGCCAGTGGCGCGATCAACCGGCAGGGTTCGGTAGAGGCGGGCAATACGGTGGGCGATACCAGCCCCGAGGCCCGGGCGCGACGCGGCTCGACCGAGCTGAACCTGATGCATTTCGACTACATGGGCGATCGCTTTGCCCTGATAGACACCCCCGGTGCGCCCGGTTTTGCTGCCGATGCGCTCGCGGCCCTGCCAGCGGCCGACATGGCGCTGGTGGTGATAGACCCCTCGCCCGAACGCGCCGCGCTGGTAGAACCCGTGCTGCGGCGGCTGGACGAGCTGGGCCTGCCGCACGCGATATTCGTCAACAAGATCGAAACCGCCCGCGCCGGGGCCGTGCGCGAACTGGTGGCCGAATTGCAGCCGATGAGCCGCGAACCGCTAGCCCTGCGGCAGATTCCCATTCGCGAGGGGGACCATGTTACCGGCTACGTCGATCTCGCGCTGGAACGGGCCTATCGCTACCGCCCCGGCAAGGAAAGCGAGCGGGTGGAAATCCCGGGCGACGTGCTGCTGCGTGAGAAGGAAGAGCGCACGCACCTGCTCGAAACGCTGGCCGATTTCGACGTTGCGCTAATGGAAGCCCTGCTGATGGACGAGCAGCCGGAGCAGGCAACTGTAATGGGCGACCTTGCCGCCGATACTGGTGCGAACAAGATCGTGCCCGTGCTGCTTGGTTCGGCGCTTGGGGATGGCGGCGTGCACCGACTGCTCAA
This window encodes:
- a CDS encoding NADP-dependent isocitrate dehydrogenase, translated to MAKIKVANPVVEMDGDEMTRIIWQWIRERLILPYLDIDLKYYDLSVEKRDETNDQITIDSAEATKKYGVAVKCATITPDEARVEEFNLKAMWKSPNGTIRNILGGTIFREPIVIQNVPRLIPGWTDPIVVGRHAYGDQYRATDTLIPGPGTLRLVFNGDDGQDIDLEVFKFPAAGVAMAMYNLDESIRDFARASFHYGLGLNWPVYLSTKNTILKKYDGRFKDLFQEVYETEGFKEKFAEAGIVYEHRLIDDMVASALKWSGKFVWACKNYDGDVQSDQVAQGFGSLGLMTSVLLTPDGKTVEAEAAHGTVTRHYRQHQQGKATSTNPIASIFAWTRGLMYRGKFDNTPDVVRFAETLEKVCIETVESGKMTKDLAILIGPEQPWLTTEGFFEAIVENLEAEMKNWA
- a CDS encoding sterol desaturase family protein gives rise to the protein MKTEGFWILAIFLCFAVIEALRGSFLHKRGQTRDDALVELIGSPVLLLVTQPLILLVAWLGMAWAFPDHAGALAALPVIAQVALLLIFDDMAQYWWHRASHSFPWLYNLHRAHHSGEYMSVRIVFRNNVFYYLTMPSLWFSGALIYLGLGAVYVPYVVIKQLVIIAAHSDVPWDRPLYRIRWLSPLMWLVERTISTPSTHSAHHGKHLSDGVTHYKGNFGNLLFLWDVLFGTAKITRRYPAEIGIENLPPITAAEQLAWPLFRSEATRQT
- a CDS encoding cation:proton antiporter — translated: MPAAFDFSPNSPLGDALVVLGAAGIVIPLFARYRITPVIGFILVGMLVGPFGLGAMVPDAPWLAYITISDPGGLAPFAEFGIILLLFSVGLELSFARLWSMRKQVFGLGSLELIICAVLIGSGLLLLGNSLSTALALGLALAMSSTALVLKITDTRTPVGKAALSMLLFEDIALVPIIFLLGAMGRGGETQDASDILRTLWLGGLTVVLLMALGRMLLPRLFAQAARTKSPELFLAASLLVVIVAALATAASGLSPIVGALIAGLLIAETEYSGEVEAMTEPFKGLALGVFLITVGMSLDLGQVWEQIGSILIAVIAVLGVKALVTALVLRAMGVRAGTSTETGILMASPSETTLIVLGTAMGVGLIHAEAARFWQAVTALGLTITPLLALLGRRLGKRIDRAKPSPPPVVEGNEPRAIIVGFGRVGRMVADMLRTHEKPFIALDADADLIAQGAADGYPVVFGDAVHGRVLSHLGIDRASAVILTMDEPHSMQRIIRSLRTQYPDLPIIARARDASHAAQLYKAGASHAVPETLESSLQLSEAVLVDLGVPMGFVIASVHEKRDELRAQIMEEGELEVKPRLKSASLREHSAE
- the alaS gene encoding alanine--tRNA ligase; this translates as MTSTNEIRRSFLEYFGRNGHEVVQSAPLVPYNDPTLMFTNAGMVPFKNVFTGLETRGTPRATSSQKCVRAGGKHNDLDNVGYTARHHTFFEMLGNFSFGDYFKEQAITHAWTLLTKEWGLPKEKLLATVYHTDDEAFELWKKIAGLPEDRIIRIPTKDNFWAMGDDGPCGPCSEIFFDHGDHIWGGPPGSPEEDGDRFIEIWNLVFMQFEQAAGEIVSELPKPSIDTGMGLERISAVLQGVHDNYDTDTFKALIAASESLTGVKAEGETQASHRVIADHLRSTSFLLADGVLPSNEGRGYVLRRIMRRAMRHAHLLGAKEPLMHRLVPALVVEMGQAYPELGRAEPLIREVLEREETKFRQTLANGLKLLDEATGGMSEGGELAGDVAFKLYDTYGFPYDLTEDALRARGIGVDKAGFDAAMAQQKAAARAAWKGSGEAADSEVWFDIAERVGATEFTGYTASTGEAQVVALVKDGKEVSSAQAGDKVTVITNQTPFYGESGGQTGDAGTITGANGLAIAVADTAKPLGRLHAHNGVVENGKLEVGDMVKLDIDVARRDAIRANHSATHLLHAALRHRLGGHVTQKGSMVAAERLRFDFSQPTALTADDIAAIEAEVNAEIRANEAVVTRLMSPDDAIAAGAMALFGEKYGDEVRVLSMGRNTGNQHYSVELCGGTHVRATGDIGVFRIVSESAVSSGVRRIEALTGEGARQWLVGREEALKSAASVLRTTPDEVEARVTALLDERKKLERELAEVKKALALGGGGAKAAAADEEVGGIKFSGQVINGLDAKELRGLLDQEKARMGSGVAVIVAVNEGKASIAAAVTEDLTGKVSAVDLVRAGVEALGGKGGGGRADMAQGGGPDGAKAADAIAAARNALAG
- a CDS encoding trans-aconitate 2-methyltransferase, translated to MTDVRDWQEGVGKAWAASWKLTDRSFAGLTAQLLDTLSGMPGRRVLDIGCGAGELSLALARLRPDAEVIGVDVSADLLAAARDRAGGNPRVRFIEADAAVWNGDGFEPDLLVSRHGVMFFDDPPAAFANLLDLAAPQARMIFSCFRSPQENGWASGLAALLPGGGPRPDPHAPGPFAFADAGRVHALLEEAGWHGVRIEARDFAYVAGTGDGPVADAMAFFQRIGPAAPVLRALEGEERQAILERMERWLGGNLHDSMVVFPAAAWQVTARKG